The nucleotide sequence AGGGGGAGGAACCCGTGTGTTTGACCAAAGGAACAGTCGACAACCATGCCAtataaactattgtactttaaTAAGTAAAAGGTATTTCCAAGCTTTCGGAATGTCTAAAAGTCTAAAAGAGAGAATGTCTCAGTCCAACAGCGTCACCCGTGTGTGCTGACTGGTAGCCTCATCCGTAGGGCCTCGTCCGTAGATCTCCCTCCGTAATCCGGATCACTGTCTTTCGGTCCTCTGATTACCTCGGTTCCCGTTTCGTTCCCACAGCGTCACCCGTGTGTGCTGACTGATAGCCACGTCCTTAGATCTCCCTCCGTCCTTGATTTGTCCCGATCGGGTTCTCCGTGACTTCGTCGGTCGTCTATCTCCGCTGTTTCCCCGTGACTTCCTCGTTTTATAGGCCAGGTAGCCCACCCCAACTGCGCTCCAATTGGTCCCTTCCCTTATTGTCAATTAGGCCCAATTGCACTCCAATTGATTCCTTCCCTTATTGTCAATCAGGCTTGGTGATTGCAGAGGTACAGCTCCGCTGTCAAAAGCAAAGCAAAACAACCACACAGCAACCAAACAAAGCACACCACTGCAACCCAAATAATAACCCAGTTAACTAAATATACAAATACACCCTGTACCTCACTTTCAAGCCTgtgacatacgcacacacatacacacacaaacacacacacacatgtgcgcgCCTACACGCGcagacacctacacacacacctacacacgcacaccctctgGGGTGTGTGGTGAAGCCCTGAGTCTAATGACAGGGtgagcagagtggaggagagaatggGTTTCCAGGCTCATTAGAGAACATTATCTCTGAGTCACACTGTCGTCTCTCACAAGCCCTGCCGTAGTTGTGTGTAGGAGTGCAAACATGTAGGGGGCGTAGGTGTGTGTCGACCTCTCTGCACActctaggtgtctgtgtgtgtgcgtgtacggcaggtgtgtgtgtgtgtgtgtctgtatctgtgccggtatctctgtgtgtgtgtctaggtgggTGTGTAGGTGCGTCCTTGTGTGTCGACGTGTCGATATGTAggcgtgtatctgtgtgtaggtgtctctgtgtgtatgtgcaagcgtgtatgtgtgtgtgtgtgtgcatctgtgtataggtgtgtaggtatctgtgtgtgtgtatcttggtGTGCGACTTTGTGTGTAGATGTATAGATATGtaggtgtgtatgggtgtaggtgtctgtgtacagtgtgtgttcaggtgggtGTGAGTGTCAGCGTGAGtaggtgtttgtgtctctgtctctatctctgcgtttgagtaaatgtgtgtgtgtgtggggggggggtgtgtgtctgtgtgtatatttatGTACTTGTagatgtatatttgtgtgtagacGTGTAGATGTGTACGTACaggtgtttctatgtgtgtgtgtgtgcactattTGTACTATTATAACATTAAACGTTAAATGgactgtgtgtatgcgtgtgtgtgtgtgtgtttctgcacgcgtgtgcttgagtgtgtgcgtttgtgtgtgtgtgtgtgattgtgtgtcctcgggtgtgtgtgttttggtgtgtatgCAGGCTTCGCTGGAACACCAGGGTATCTGTCACCAGAGGTTCTGAGGAAGGACCCATATGGCAAGGCTGTGGACCTGTGGGCATGTGGTAagtacaggagtgtgtgtgtgtgtggttgtgtctgtgagagtaggtttgtttgtgtgtgtgtttgtgtataacatatgtgtgtgtaagtgtgcgtgtaccgtatgtgagtgtatatatacgtgtgtgtgtgtatttgagtgtgtgtctgcctgtgtgtgtatagcacttgtgtgtgagtgtgtgaactgtgtgtgtggatgtgagtgtgcccatgtgtgagagtgtgtgtatgttctaacATGTTGCATGTTGTGTGGGTTGCCAGGTGTGATTCTGTACATCCTCCTGGTGGGTTATCCCCCTTTCTGGGACGAGGACCAGCACAGACTGTACCAGCAGATCAAGGCGGGGGCGTATGACGTGAGCTACTCCATAAGCCTCTCTCTGTGGATATATGTCATCTTATGATATCACAATCATGTAATAGCATCTCTAGAGATGACCTGCTAGAATGTGCCCCCttcctcaaccctccctccctccctccttcctgccctgccctgctcctcctcctctcccttcctcccccctcacaccccctcacaccccctgctcccctctcctcccccctccttccccctctgctccccctgctcccccctccacagTTTCCGTCTCCAGAGTGGGACACAGTGACTCCCGAGGCCAAGGATCTGATCAACAAGATGCTGACCATCAACCCTGCCAAACGAATCACTGCTTCTGAGGTCCTCAAACACCCCTGGATCTCTGTAAGaccggggaggaggagagggagggaggagggggaaggaggggagagcaggagggcagggggggggtgggagagcaggagggaggaggggagagcagtgggggaggagagcaggggggaggaaggggagcagggggaaggaggtggagaggagggggagcagggggaggagggggggaggagaggggagcaagggggaggagggggagaggggaaaggaggaggacgagaggggagacggggaggaaaggggggatgggaggcaggagggaagtCATTGTTTAGATGATAATGAGGATAATTAACATGATGTAGATCTTTTCACATCCTGGAAACTCTGTTGAACCTTGTCTTGTTAATGAATAacattatctctttctctctcccactgtctccctctctccttcttcctctttttccatctctctccctccctctctctccctctgtatccctctctttccttccctgtcCCTttgtccctctttttctccccctttttcttcacttctctccctctctctccctctcctcccctcctgcccccttcccgctccccccccccccccctcagcatcGCTCCACCGTGGCCTCTTGTATGCAtagacaggagacagtagagtGTCTCAAGAAGTTCAACGCCCGACGGAAGCTCAAGGTATGTCCTGttggtcaccatggtaacctGCACCCCTTGTTCCTGCTTTTCTGGGATTGGCCCCAGGATCATCACCCCGcgacacacaggaaacacatcgTCAACTTGCggcacacaggaaacacatcatcacccTGTTGGCAACAAAGGAAACACAACACTCTCAACCCCTCTCAACAAATTGACTAAAGGATTAGTGGGGAATGGTGATATATTGTCAGTGATTGATGGAGTGGGATGATAACTGTTGTGTGATTGGAGAAGAGGGATGATAACTTGTCTGTGATTGGTTACAGGGTGCCATCCTCACTACCATGTTGGCCACCAGGAACTTCTCTGGTAAGTTCTGTCCCTCCCAGGAACAACCCCCTACCTGATAACCACCTTTCTGCTCATGCTCAGTGACGTGATCACGGATAACgttcttttgtttcatgtaatcatTTGAATTGTAGTCACATGGTTTACtaacaggcggagaattttcaccgcaaaatagaggtgcgctttcacaggcggtttttgtacatactgcggaatacataattaggcgcactttacgcatcccctcctatctctttatgggaaactcccactttcccctaaccctcccgtgaatgcatatgcatgacacggaaaagcgcaatttgctattttcagttcccgcgacaggcaatctgcgcttttacctcagtgcggcatgtttgtacatacctcgccatgcttttacacgCAATtgtgaaacaaatacgcctgaagtgggcgcaaaagcgttagtacatgaggcatATAGTATTCTGGAAAGAAAACATCTACTACAGTAACTGTAGCACAGTGCACATGAGGGATATTTCTAAGGTCCACTGCCATACTGacaaaacatctaaacattttgACCTGCAGTGTTTACACAATGCCAAAGGAACTTCATTTTGGGGGCACTGACTATTTGTATGAGAAAAGGTTAAAATTTTGACTGATGAGTTGTCTGTTTTGGGAGAGATATGACCTTTTGCAGGTGTGCCATGGTGTTTTGCTGAACCATCTAGGTTATTTTGGCAACTGTATTTAAAGCTTTGAGAATGTCTTTTTTttcgagagagagatgaatcaCAGCAATCGAGAAGGaacttttcattttgggggcacTGACTATTTATATGAGAAAATGATTTGGTTTTGAAGCATGAGTTAACTGTTATGGGTGAGATATGACATTTTGAAGGTGATCTATGTAGTTGTGCTGAACCATATAGGCTATTTTGCCAAATGCACTTAGagctttgagaatgtcatttctgtttcaagaattgagccaaagcaatggggaaaaactgtaatataggctatattagcAACAAGAAATATTTTATTGGGTTCTGTTAGGGTCCACATTCTCATTCCAGTCTAGAATAGAACACCAGCcacagacctccctccctccctccctccctccctccctcctccccctatctcctttactccctcccctcctcacccttccttccctcccttcccttctcctcatccctctctccctccatctttccctccctccctctctcccgacccccctcctctcctccgtctcctcttctcccgcctcctcttctcccatccctccctcctcccctcctcctcatcccccccagACGGGAAACACCAGGCAGATTTATGAGCAGATAACATATCACAAGTCTATTTATACAATCTCCGTTctgtacatagacacacacacacttttccatGTCATTATAATTACAACAGTAGCACCAATTGTCTTGAACACAGTTAATACTACTACTTGCAATAATAATACCACTACTACTACTTCTACTAACAatgatgtacagtaccagtcaaaagtttggacacattttcccattcaatgtGTCAAAACGTTTGACTAGTACTGTATGTAGgtctgtagtatgtgtgtgtgtgtatgtgggtgtgtgtgtgcgggtgtgtgtgtgtgtgtctgtctgtgtgagaccAGGACAGACCACTGCTAAAATTAGACGCATGTTGATGAATGAGGGGAAACCACCCTGCCCTTCATGACCCCCAACGGACCCGCAAACCACCCTGCCCTTCATGACCCCCAACGGTCCCCCCCTAGGCCCCTCTAACCCCCCCGATGCCCCTGatccccccccgacccccctggTCCCCATGCCCCCCTCCTGATAGTTGAGGTGTGGTGGGTTTTcagagggtgaggcagggaaAAAGTctaaagggggagagggaaagagagagcatgcTAGCGAGAGAGAGTTCAAGTTCAAGCTCATTGTCAAAAGCAGAGTTCTTTGAAATAAAATCCAGGCTTTGCCAATAAACCTGACAAGTACACCAGTGgagaacacgagagagagagacacagacagtgatggtgagagagagagagagagagagagagagagagagagagagagagagagagagagagagagagagagagagagagagagagagagagagagagagagagagagagagagagaggtatggaaTGTGCCATATCTCAAGTGCTCCTATATCTGGCctctctgggggagggaggaggggggcatggCAGGAACGTGGGGGGATTGGGGTGGGTGAGAGGGACGGTGAgggcccctcctcctttctctctgctgGGTGGTGGGGCTCCTCAGTCCAGCCAGTTTTCTTCTCACCCTGCCTGCCTACTGCTTCTCAAGCCTGTCTGGTCTGGGTGtgggtctggggtctgagaATATCGGAACACGCTCGCTCTGTTGAACGCTAATCCACGGAGCTCCGCGGCCTCCACCGCAACgcccatctgacccccacgGTTCCGGCGACGCCCTTCCggacctccactcctcctctccttctctcctctcccgttGCCATGGAatctcctcttttcttcctccccctttgAAGGCGGTCTCTTCCAAGAGcaagggtcaggggtgagggctcgggggtcaggggtcatgcccTTCGCCCTCCTCTTTTGGGCGTTTGTGCCCGTCCTCATGGCTgtgttctccctcttcctgtttctctctcgctcaggGGGGAAGAGCGGAGCCAACAAGAAAGCTGACGGTGTGAAGGtagggctcacacacacacacacacacacacactgacgcacacacccactcacacacactgacacacacacatacacacacgtccactcacacgtacacttacacactgacagacacgcccactcacacacaaacacagatctcCTACCCTGTATGGTTGACACAATGATGTCCAAAAGGGCATCAAAACTCTGTAtaagtgtggtgtgtctgtaggtgtgtataTAGGTGACTGTGAGTGACTGTTTGTGCAtcgatatactgtatatatgtatgtgtgtgtgtatgtatgtgtgagtgtgtttgaagatatgtgtgtaagtgtctgtgtataagtatgcgtgtgtgcatgtgtatatatgtgtatgtgtatgtatgtgtgtgtgtgtatgtgtgtatgtgtgtatgtgtgtgtgtgtgtgtgtgtatgtgtgtatgtgtgtgcgtgtagtttcTGTGTTTTAAAAAGGGTCACAGGTGGCTCTCCAAGCTCCCTTGATGCTTTGCAGCGGCTACCCACAGGAGCATAGTGAGAGGAATGCTGTaggaatgcacacacatgcatacacacagacacacgctcacacacacacatgttcaccctcacacacaagcatacacacatgtacgtacacacacatgtacacactcacacatacacacacatgtacacgtgtacacacacgtacacacccaaacattcacacacacatactagcgTGTCCTGCCTGGCCTGTCACcggccctccatccctccatccctccatccgtccATCCGTCCATCCCTTCTGTCGCTCCTTAACCTCTTCTAACTTCTCTTCCAGAAAAGGAAGTCCAGTTCCAGCGTGCAGCTGATGGtgagtgatgtcacttcctgtcgaccgcgcgcccccccctccccccagtgcCGCGCCTGGCTTTATCCCGCCCCCTAACACTCGGGAAAGTGATTGATTAGCGCACTGGCCAGAAGAAACTCTAGAATAACTCCCGTGAAAAAAAATCGTCCAATGAACGCGTGGCTAACAGCTGTGGTTCATTCAGAATGGAGCTGGACTttctttttgttgatttatctctGTGGACATCCcatcgcacacagacacacaaacacacagacaaacacaaacacatatacacccccccccacacacacacacacacatcccatccTCTAACCCAGCCTCACCGCTACTGTCTGGGGCTGGCTCTAACATGACGGGTCTGTGAGACACCCATCCTCCCAGTATaggtgtgccccccctccctccccccctccctccccccccctccctcccccccctccctccccccccctccctccccccccccctccctccccttctccccgtcCTGCTAACCACCTGACTCTCTGACTGGTTTCTCTTCTAAAGGGGCAGGACGCCGGCTGCTGTAGAcctgtgtcactctctctgtgtgtgttgttaggCGTTTGTGTGTCTtgcgtttgtgtttgtgggtatgtgtgtgtgtgtgtctctaatgGAGTGTCTGTCGTTCATAGGAATCTTCTGAGAGCACCAACACCACTATAGAAGATGAGGACACCAGGGGTAAGCCGACACACCCTCAcaaacactcgcacacacaaacacacacacacacacaaacacactttcgcCAACACATACTCGCACCCTCAcaaacactcgcacacacaaacacacacacacacacaaacacactttcgcCAACAcatactcgcacacacacaaacacacacacacacacacacaaacacactttcgcCAAACACACCCTCGCAcactcacaaactcacacaagcacataaacacttgctgacatacacacacacgctttcacaaacacacacacagatatctgTTGGGACGTGTCTGTCAGTGGCTGGGAAAGGGACACCCTGTAATGCTATATATAGTATAGACATCCACCATAACTGGAAGTGCAGAGCTTAAAACTGGAGAGAGTTGCACTGGAGTTACACTACAGTTACACTACAGTTAGACTGGAGTTACATTGGAGTGACATTGTAGTTATACTGGAGTTACACTGGAGTTACACTAAAGTTGTATTGGAGCTTGACTGAAGTTACACTGTAGTTGCAATGGAGTTAGACTGGAGCTGCACTGGACTTAAACTTATCAAACCACATACTACAACTATCCTAtggtttctgattctgatctggTCTGATAACCGACCTTCTTCAAATacacaaggaggaggagaggacaggagggagaagggagaggagagagaagtgtaggaggaggagagggcaaaaGGAGAGTGGGCGAGGGAGGCTAGCAAACTCTGGACTGAAGGGATCGAAAAAAACGGAGACAGTGAAAaagagtgagtgggagagagagcgttgaagagatggatagatgaaggttagagagggatgagagagtgggagggcagGTGAAGAGTTGTGAGTGTGTTCCAGCCATGGTGGATCACTGTCTGACGGAGTCTTGGAGACCCGGTCAGCCAGACAGCCATCCAggcaaccagtcagtcagtcagtcagccagctagctagccagccaacctgccagccagccagccagccagccagtcagctagccagtCTGTGAATCAGTCAGTCATTCAACCAATcattcagtcagccagccagccaaccagccagcttgTGAATCAGTCAGTCATTCAACCAAtcattcagccagccagccagccaaccagccaggtAGCAAGTGAATCAAtcagtcactcaaccagtcattCAGTTATCCAGTTAGTCAGTGCTGTGTGATGTATCGTACTGTTATGTAGGCCGCTGATGTTTGAAGTTGGGTTCAGCTGTTTCATCTGCTTTTATTGTCATGACAACGACAGAGACTGAAGTTGGTACAGTGATTTattctctcactttttctccttcttcatctctccctccctctctttctctctcttcctctctatccctatccctttccttgtctctccccccttctctctccccctttctctcactccctttccctctctctctctttctattatgtggagaaaatgagagagggcAACCTGTTTAGCTGGAAGTGCCACTGTCCTCCatatgtctctcacacacaaacacacacatacaaacacacacgtccattgacacacagacacatacacatacacacacaggcacacacacagacacacacatagacaaacacaaacacacacacacatccatatgcCAGTAGCAAGCCCTCCCTCTCAGAACTGAGCTGGGTGGGAGGAAATTATTCTCTCTGCTGGCGCTCTCAGCACTCAGTGTGGGCAgatcacaccccccccacacacacacacacacacacacacacacacttaacgcgctgagacacacacacagacacacaaatatacatatgcacatgtacacacatacacacttaacaACTCACCAAGATACTCACATACAACAATAACAACgcaccgagacacacacacacacacacacacacacacacacacacactcaacaacgCACCAAGAGATACACACCTACAGTATCTTATGAAATGCTGCTTCACATGttgcagcagcagctgctgctgcGTTTTTGGTTATGTAAGCAGTCAACCATCAATCGAAATATCTGAGCTAGGCTGATTATAGCCAGTCTATCATCATCAGTTATCTCTGAGATAGGCTGAGAAATATACAGCCAGTCAACCGTCAACAGTTATCTCTGAGCTAGGCGGATTACAGCCAGTCAACCGTCAACAGTTATCTCTATGCTAGAATGATTACAGCCAGTCAACCATCGAAAGTTATCTCTGAGCTAGTCTGATTACAGCCAGTCTACCATCAACAGTTATCTTTGAGCTAGGCTGGGCCAAATACAGCCATCAATAGTAATCTCAGACCTAGTCCAGTCTAACAAGCTAACTGGATCAAATCTGTCTCAGAGCTAGTCCAGTCAAACAAGCTAACAGGCTAACAGCTTTATCAGAGGTAGTGTAGCctaacaaacaaataaacaaacaggcTAACAGCTATCTCAGAACTAGTCCAGTCTTACAAGCAAACAGGCTAGCTTAACAGGCTAACAGCTATCTCAGAGCTACTGTAGTCCAGTTTAACAAGCTAACCAAATCTCACTGTCAGAACACCACTAATGATCATTTATCTTCCTGACTGAGCAGCAGCTATACTGGGAAATAATGAACTCAGTGGCAGTCCCATTTATCAAACTGGCTAAtatgtgtgtggttatgtgtgcctgtgtgagtgtgtgtgtttgtaagataGAGGATGAATACATATTACATTGTGTGTTATCAGTTCGCAATAAATAACATAATtgggcatgtgtgcatgtggttgtgaatgtgtgcttgtgtgtgtatgtgtgtatgtgtgtgtttacagttagGAAACAGGAGATCATCAAAGTGACGGAGCAGCTTATTGAAGCCATCAGCAATGGAGACTTTGAGAGCTACACGTGAGTCACACTCACTTCTAACAACacctctacccccacccccacacactcacacaaaccccacacacacacacacacgtacacaggaaTAGGGTGGATAGGTCATCTTGACACCTGTtcacaaggagaggagagagaggaatgtagAGGAATGGAgttgagagagaggagtggagagtagagaaaaggaggacaggaggggaagggaaagtCTTGTGCATTCAGACTCATGTATTTCTTTGGAAGGATAACTGTGTGAGACATCCATACAAAACACCATCTACTTCCTACGTCATTCTTTCTCTGCTctcatctgctcctcctctcctcccctccttccccttcccctacTCTCATCTCCCTGTTCCTTTCAtacccttctttcctctcctctcctctcctcctcctcttccttccttccctccttccctccctccctcccactcccttccatccccctcctccactccacctccTTCCAAACCCTGCCctacctcatcccctccctccaccctcctcccctccctccaacttcctcccctccctccaccctactcctctccccctcctttcctccctctcctttcctcctttcccctccctccccccccacccccctccctccccacaggaAGATGTGTGACCCCAGTGTGACGGCGTTTGAACCAGAGGCTTTGGGGAACCTGGTAGAGGGCCTGGACTTCCACCACTTCTACTTTGAAaactgtacgcacacacacacgctcacacacatccgcacatatgcacacccactctctctctctctctctctctctctgtcgtcctGTCAGAGTTTTAGACAGCGACCAGACAGATATAATGATAACATCCATTATCCCTGCGCCTTGTCTAATTgtctgatatgtgtgtgtttgtgcgcctgTGGGCGCATTTGtgtctgcgtatgtgtgtgtttgtgcgtgtgtgcccgcTGCGTTcatatgtttgcgtgtgtgaatTGTTGcgtccctgcgtgtgtgtgccgtgtgtgtcccccccccccccccagtgtggtCCAAGAACAGCAAACCAGTCCACACCACCATCCTGAACCCCCACATCCACCTGATGGGCGAGGAGGCGGCCTGCATCGCCTACATCCGCATCACCCAGTACCTGGACGCCCAGGGCATGCCCCGCACTGCCCAGTCAGAGGAGACGCGCATCTGGCACCGCCGCGACGGCAAGTGGCAGATAGTCCACTTCCACCGCTCTGGCTCACCCTCCGCCCTCACCAAGTAAGACTGGGAGGGTGGTggcgggatgtgtgtgtgtgaagcgggggggtggggtatttggaggggtgtgtgtgtgtgtgtcaatgatgGTTGACTGTGTTATTCACCACCGGTCAAAGTTTTAGaacaactttttttaaattaaaggaCTAAACAAATTAACAATTGgagataaaaaaaactaaaacacatgcaatatatatattttttttgcagAAATCTTTCTCTTACTGATCAAAGTAGCCACCTTTTTCAGATGTAACACCCAAACACACTTGTGCACTCTTTCTACAATGGAAATCAAATATTGTTAGTGAAGTTCTTCACAGCAAGTTCCTACTAATATGTTGCACTTCCAGTTCATCCCAAACAGGCTTAATGGGGTTTAAAGCTGGTGTAGGCAAGTTTtgcgaagctagctattttagcttctatTCCAAATGATTCAAACCATAATATACCACCGCCTCCCTTCAAAGTCACTCCCgcaaaacacatgaacgcgcTACAGAACGACTACAGAACTGCCGGGGAGACAAGTCTAGTTCCACGAGTCTCAACGAGAGAAAGAGCTTTTGAGAGAGTAGCATCGATTTTGTCGCATTCacatgtaagaacacacacaacactataaTAACGAATATAAACATGGCTAACGTTAGTACTCACTACTTTCAAGCTAGCATGTAAGTATTGGGAAATTCTATAATAGAGTTTAAACGGTGAAATATGGAACTGGATTTATTGCCTGCTCTTTCTCCGCCAGTCTTGTGCCTCTTACTCGGTTGTTTAGAATACCTCTGCCTAGCCTAGTTGAAAACTACAGTAGTTGAGTGCAGGGGCAGAGTGCGAGCGgttaggtaggtagacagacaggtagcccatCCAATCATTAGCCTCAAAACGGTCTTAATGATTTGTCGTGTTTATTACGtgcgacgcccacagatgtcagattgatttcatattaccgtcaaacctttagatgtattggttgctatcaagatgtgaagtttatttaggcaaatatgacaaaaagtgcttctgcCTACATCATCTTTAAGCCTGGAGACTGTGCTGGCCATTCCATGATACGAAGTTACATCTTGTTGTTTCCTTCCCAAGCTAGTTCTAACATAGCCTGGAGGTATGTTTGGGTCATTATCTTGCTGTACCCCTGACCAACTAGACAGATACCAGTGGCTATTGCATGGCACTACAAAATGCTGTGGTAGTTTCTTTGGTGTCTTACTCTGTCCTTCCTTCTCTATGTTTGACATTTGGTGTCACACACTGAGGAACCATTCTTTCAATCCTTGACGCCATACAAAAACCTTGCGTGATGAATCGAAGATCTCCGATGACTCACCGGTCCACAAGACCGTCTTCCAGGTGCCTAATGGCCTCCTGTTCTTCTTTGGCTTCCTTACTGTCACTCAAACCTGCAGCTCTGAGTCTTCTCTGGCAGAAATGGACACTTGCTTACTCCCACCAGTGTTGAGCTGTGCTTGAAGCTGGACTTGACTATCAAGAAActcaagattttttttttttcaggctTTGGGTCTGCCAGAACTCTTCCTGTCAGAGTTTTCTCCATTTGCCATCTGTCTTTTGATGGTGTAgcaaaatgtaggcctactcaccAACAACTTGGCTTTTTTAGCAATTTCCCTAAAGGAACAACCTTCACTTTTAAGGATTATACCGGTCCGTCTGTCATGCTTTGTTGATAACCTTTTTA is from Osmerus eperlanus chromosome 27, fOsmEpe2.1, whole genome shotgun sequence and encodes:
- the camk2a gene encoding calcium/calmodulin-dependent protein kinase type II subunit alpha isoform X1, with product MATITCTRFTEEFQLFEELGKGAFSVVRRCLKVLSAQEYAAKIINTKKLSARDHQKLDREARICRLLKHSNIVRLHDSISEEGHHYLIFDLVTGGELFEDIVAREYYSEADASHCIQQILEAVLHCHQMGVVHRDLKPENLLLASKSKGAAVKLADFGLAIEVEGDQQAWFGFAGTPGYLSPEVLRKDPYGKAVDLWACGVILYILLVGYPPFWDEDQHRLYQQIKAGAYDFPSPEWDTVTPEAKDLINKMLTINPAKRITASEVLKHPWISHRSTVASCMHRQETVECLKKFNARRKLKGAILTTMLATRNFSGGKSGANKKADGVKKRKSSSSVQLMESSESTNTTIEDEDTRVRKQEIIKVTEQLIEAISNGDFESYTKMCDPSVTAFEPEALGNLVEGLDFHHFYFENLWSKNSKPVHTTILNPHIHLMGEEAACIAYIRITQYLDAQGMPRTAQSEETRIWHRRDGKWQIVHFHRSGSPSALTN
- the camk2a gene encoding calcium/calmodulin-dependent protein kinase type II subunit alpha isoform X2, whose product is MATITCTRFTEEFQLFEELGKGAFSVVRRCLKVLSAQEYAAKIINTKKLSARDHQKLDREARICRLLKHSNIVRLHDSISEEGHHYLIFDLVTGGELFEDIVAREYYSEADASHCIQQILEAVLHCHQMGVVHRDLKPENLLLASKSKGAAVKLADFGLAIEVEGDQQAWFGFAGTPGYLSPEVLRKDPYGKAVDLWACGVILYILLVGYPPFWDEDQHRLYQQIKAGAYDFPSPEWDTVTPEAKDLINKMLTINPAKRITASEVLKHPWISHRSTVASCMHRQETVECLKKFNARRKLKGAILTTMLATRNFSGGKSGANKKADGVKESSESTNTTIEDEDTRVRKQEIIKVTEQLIEAISNGDFESYTKMCDPSVTAFEPEALGNLVEGLDFHHFYFENLWSKNSKPVHTTILNPHIHLMGEEAACIAYIRITQYLDAQGMPRTAQSEETRIWHRRDGKWQIVHFHRSGSPSALTN